The Christiangramia flava JLT2011 genome has a segment encoding these proteins:
- the mltG gene encoding endolytic transglycosylase MltG: protein MYIKKILFVVSILIAIGLAIFSYYIYNSIFSANTDFKESTHAVYIPTGAGFSTVSDSLKPYLKDLESFQIVAQKKGYATNVRPGRYLIRKGMNNNELVNALRSGNQPVSVVFNNQERLENLAGRIAEQIEADSLSLLKAFQDEEFLKNASFDRESALGMYVPNKYELYWNTSAEEFRDRMQKEYNRFWNQERLQKAEKIGLKPSEVIALASIVQKETAKVEERPRVAGVYMNRINRGMKLDADPTVIYSIKRQQQDFDTVIKRVLYKDLEIDSPYNTYKYAGVPPGPIFMPDISSIDAVLNYEKHDFIYFVADVENFGYHKFAKTHAQHIRNKQQYVNWVNKNGIRR from the coding sequence ATGTACATTAAAAAAATATTATTTGTCGTTTCCATCCTGATCGCGATAGGTCTTGCGATCTTCAGCTACTATATTTATAACAGCATTTTTTCTGCGAACACTGATTTTAAGGAAAGCACTCATGCAGTTTATATTCCAACGGGCGCCGGTTTTTCAACCGTTTCAGATTCGCTTAAACCTTATCTGAAAGATCTGGAAAGTTTCCAGATTGTTGCCCAGAAGAAAGGCTATGCCACGAATGTTCGTCCTGGTCGCTACCTCATCAGGAAAGGAATGAACAACAATGAGTTGGTAAATGCACTTAGAAGTGGAAACCAGCCAGTTTCAGTTGTTTTTAACAATCAGGAACGCCTGGAAAATCTTGCAGGAAGAATTGCGGAACAGATAGAAGCCGACAGTCTTTCCCTGCTGAAAGCCTTTCAGGATGAGGAATTCCTTAAGAATGCTTCGTTTGATAGGGAATCGGCCTTGGGAATGTACGTGCCCAATAAATATGAACTATACTGGAATACATCTGCGGAAGAATTTCGGGATCGTATGCAGAAAGAATACAATCGTTTCTGGAACCAGGAACGCCTTCAGAAAGCAGAAAAAATAGGGTTAAAGCCTTCCGAAGTAATTGCTCTGGCTTCCATCGTTCAGAAGGAAACGGCAAAGGTGGAGGAGCGCCCACGTGTGGCTGGAGTGTATATGAACAGGATTAATCGCGGAATGAAATTAGATGCCGATCCTACGGTGATCTATTCTATCAAAAGGCAGCAGCAGGATTTTGACACCGTGATCAAAAGAGTGCTGTATAAAGACCTGGAAATCGATTCACCTTACAATACCTATAAATATGCAGGTGTGCCCCCGGGGCCCATTTTTATGCCAGATATATCTTCGATCGACGCAGTTTTAAATTATGAAAAGCATGATTTTATCTATTTCGTGGCCGACGTGGAAAATTTCGGTTATCATAAATTTGCCAAAACCCACGCGCAACATATCCGGAATAAGCAGCAATATGTGAATTGGGTAAACAAGAACGGCATACGCCGTTAA
- the dapF gene encoding diaminopimelate epimerase has translation MKLTFYKYQGTGNDFVMIDNRDLKLSKNNTKLIEKLCDRRFGIGADGLICLEHPENAGEDFKMVYFNSDGNESSMCGNGGRCLVAFAKFLGVIQNSASFSAIDGHHEAHIQDGIVSLKMQNVAGITANDEFVFLDTGSPHHILFAENIGGMDVKKEGSEIRYSERYGQAGTNVNFVEALGENRFAVRTYERGVEDETLSCGTGVTAVAIAASKKGLTTSDHIQLKVEGGELEVKFRRNEDGSYEDVWLIGPAEQVFKGEIVC, from the coding sequence ATGAAACTGACTTTTTACAAATATCAGGGCACGGGAAACGATTTTGTCATGATCGATAACCGCGACCTCAAATTATCCAAAAACAATACCAAATTGATCGAAAAACTATGTGATCGTAGGTTTGGTATCGGAGCAGACGGACTTATTTGCCTGGAGCATCCGGAAAATGCCGGGGAAGACTTTAAAATGGTCTATTTTAATTCCGACGGAAATGAAAGCAGTATGTGCGGGAATGGCGGAAGATGTCTCGTGGCATTTGCCAAATTCCTGGGTGTCATTCAAAATTCTGCCAGTTTTTCAGCTATAGACGGTCACCACGAGGCGCATATACAGGATGGTATCGTTAGCTTGAAAATGCAAAATGTGGCTGGAATTACCGCGAACGATGAATTCGTTTTTCTGGATACCGGTTCCCCTCATCATATATTATTCGCAGAAAATATCGGAGGCATGGACGTGAAAAAGGAGGGTTCCGAAATTCGTTATTCTGAAAGATATGGCCAGGCAGGTACCAATGTCAATTTTGTCGAAGCTTTGGGTGAAAATCGTTTTGCCGTTCGCACCTACGAGCGCGGGGTGGAAGATGAAACGCTTTCCTGCGGAACCGGCGTTACTGCCGTGGCGATCGCCGCTTCGAAAAAGGGACTTACCACGTCAGATCATATTCAGCTGAAGGTAGAGGGAGGCGAACTGGAAGTTAAATTCCGAAGAAATGAGGATGGATCTTACGAGGATGTTTGGCTCATTGGCCCTGCAGAACAGGTTTTTAAAGGGGAGATTGTATGCTAA
- a CDS encoding GNAT family N-acetyltransferase, producing the protein MLTLTGKKVYLRALEPEDLDFVHEIENNEDFWEISATQTPYSKFLIRQYLENAHRDIYDIKQLRLVICTKRHRAVGLIDVFDLEPRDRRAAIGILVAKKKDRNKGYGSESLKLLCDYCFKHLGVHQVYANVAAENKDSRRVFENNGFRKVGLKKDWSLFNGEFKDEFLYQLINDVH; encoded by the coding sequence ATGCTAACACTTACCGGAAAAAAGGTTTATTTACGTGCGCTGGAACCCGAAGATCTCGATTTTGTTCATGAAATTGAGAATAATGAGGATTTTTGGGAGATCAGTGCCACGCAAACGCCTTATTCTAAGTTTTTAATTCGGCAGTATCTTGAAAATGCTCATCGGGATATTTATGACATCAAACAACTGCGCCTGGTAATCTGTACCAAAAGACACCGAGCCGTGGGGCTCATCGATGTGTTTGACCTGGAGCCTAGAGACCGGCGGGCAGCCATTGGGATCCTGGTGGCGAAAAAGAAAGACCGGAATAAAGGTTATGGCTCTGAAAGTCTGAAATTGCTCTGTGATTACTGTTTCAAGCACTTGGGCGTGCACCAGGTCTACGCGAATGTTGCCGCCGAAAACAAAGATAGCCGTAGGGTTTTTGAAAATAATGGTTTCCGTAAAGTAGGACTGAAGAAGGACTGGTCACTTTTTAACGGGGAGTTTAAAGATGAATTTCTGTATCAATTAATCAACGATGTACATTAA
- a CDS encoding trypsin-like peptidase domain-containing protein, which yields MKKIASLLFVSILGGILTLGSYKIFFDDENNPVITQDSTSQHSFIPVSNAPAYGTNADFTAAAEKTVHAVVHVKNVAVFKGPRSMWDLYNNGTAGGRAVQGAGSGVIITPDGYIVTNNHVVDGASEIEVTLNNNETYKAEVIGADPISDIALIKVDANEDLEYIPFGNSDNVKLGEWVLAVGNPFNLKSTVTAGIISAKARNLDPYDRSPQSFIQTDAAINPGNSGGALVNINGELIGINTAITSPSGSYIGYAFAVPSNNARKIVEDIMEYGNVQQGILGIRGGSVDPQTMSELNLKTSQGVLVGDVTSGSGAEQAGIRQNDVIRQIDNVKINKFSDLTGYINTKRPGDQVMVKLDRDGQSKEVRVTLSKRDSYQIPSIGLEVANATSKELKSIGTSYGVKINNTLNENLPKEELVGTIITEINNESVSNIREVEDILEKRRSGDPIVITYIDRSGSKQRMIWR from the coding sequence ATGAAAAAAATAGCAAGTCTACTATTTGTTTCGATCCTGGGTGGAATACTTACTTTAGGTAGTTATAAAATATTCTTCGATGACGAGAATAACCCGGTAATTACTCAGGATTCAACCTCACAACATTCTTTCATACCTGTTAGCAACGCGCCGGCCTATGGCACGAATGCCGATTTTACGGCAGCTGCGGAAAAAACTGTGCACGCGGTCGTTCACGTGAAGAACGTAGCCGTGTTTAAAGGCCCTCGGAGTATGTGGGATCTTTACAATAACGGAACTGCCGGTGGAAGAGCGGTACAGGGTGCCGGCTCCGGAGTGATCATTACGCCAGATGGCTACATTGTGACCAATAATCACGTGGTAGACGGCGCCAGTGAAATTGAAGTAACCCTGAATAATAACGAAACTTATAAGGCGGAAGTGATCGGCGCTGACCCCATTTCAGATATCGCACTGATCAAGGTGGATGCCAATGAAGACCTCGAATACATCCCTTTCGGAAATTCAGACAACGTAAAACTGGGAGAATGGGTACTGGCAGTAGGAAACCCTTTTAACCTGAAATCAACGGTAACGGCCGGGATAATTAGCGCCAAAGCTCGAAACCTCGATCCTTACGACAGGTCTCCGCAATCATTTATCCAGACTGATGCAGCCATTAACCCTGGAAACAGTGGTGGCGCACTGGTAAATATTAACGGGGAACTCATTGGGATCAATACCGCGATCACTTCCCCGAGTGGTAGTTATATAGGATATGCCTTTGCCGTACCCTCCAATAACGCCCGAAAAATCGTGGAGGATATCATGGAATACGGAAACGTTCAGCAGGGCATCCTGGGAATTCGAGGCGGCAGCGTAGATCCTCAAACCATGAGCGAACTCAACCTCAAAACTTCACAAGGTGTTCTGGTGGGTGACGTCACTTCAGGTAGCGGTGCGGAACAGGCCGGAATCAGGCAGAATGATGTAATTCGTCAAATTGATAATGTAAAGATCAACAAGTTCTCTGATCTTACAGGTTACATCAACACCAAGCGCCCCGGAGACCAGGTGATGGTGAAACTGGACCGGGACGGGCAGTCAAAAGAGGTTCGCGTCACCCTGTCCAAAAGAGACTCCTATCAGATCCCATCGATTGGTCTGGAAGTCGCCAACGCCACTTCCAAAGAATTGAAAAGCATCGGCACCTCTTATGGTGTGAAGATCAATAACACCCTTAATGAGAATTTACCAAAAGAAGAACTGGTTGGTACGATCATTACCGAGATCAATAACGAAAGTGTTTCGAACATTCGCGAAGTAGAAGACATTCTGGAAAAAAGAAGATCCGGCGACCCTATTGTAATCACTTATATCGATCGCAGTGGAAGCAAACAGCGAATGATCTGGAGATAG
- a CDS encoding peptidoglycan-binding protein LysM: protein MRKKIAKFSILPLAAGSIFFSFSTKDAAKINVDDYSTTHLDLDYTVQDFKEEMQPVYELNRTAPFIGETYVGFKEAIGFKESRSDYRTINEFGYLGKYQFGAGTLKLLGIYDLDAFLDSPALQEAAFYANASRNKWILQRDIKRFVGKTINGVQVTESGILAAAHLAGPGSVKKYLRSWGAQAFSDAFGTTIRNYMKRFGGYDVSFVEAVKNARVDKENLKA from the coding sequence ATGAGAAAGAAAATTGCAAAATTTTCAATCTTGCCTCTTGCAGCGGGCTCTATCTTTTTTAGTTTTTCTACTAAAGACGCTGCTAAAATCAATGTAGATGATTATTCTACCACCCACCTCGACCTGGATTACACGGTCCAGGATTTCAAGGAAGAGATGCAGCCTGTCTATGAACTGAACCGTACGGCGCCGTTCATTGGTGAAACCTACGTAGGGTTCAAGGAGGCGATCGGGTTTAAAGAATCCAGAAGCGATTACCGCACTATCAATGAATTTGGTTATTTGGGTAAATACCAGTTTGGTGCCGGTACTTTAAAGCTTTTGGGGATTTATGACCTGGATGCGTTTCTCGATTCACCGGCTTTGCAGGAGGCAGCATTTTATGCCAATGCTTCCCGTAATAAGTGGATTTTACAGCGAGATATTAAGCGGTTCGTAGGAAAGACCATTAACGGGGTGCAGGTAACCGAATCTGGAATCCTTGCTGCTGCGCATCTTGCCGGTCCCGGGAGTGTGAAGAAATACCTTCGCAGCTGGGGCGCGCAGGCTTTTAGCGATGCCTTTGGAACAACCATCAGGAATTACATGAAGCGTTTTGGCGGTTACGATGTTTCTTTCGTGGAAGCCGTAAAAAATGCCCGCGTTGATAAAGAAAACCTGAAAGCCTAA
- a CDS encoding SAM-dependent methyltransferase, which produces MTSHGNKGNLYLIPVSLGDADPKRSFPEWNTHIIDSLEHFIVENEKSARRFIKQLLPEKSQQTLRLKGLNKFTEPSEIPNFLDAAREGHNMGLLSEAGCPGVADPGAEIVKLAHQSGIQVIPLVGPSSILLAMMASGMNGQSFTFHGYLPIDKKDRKQELRNLEKISLEKNQAQIFIETPYRNMKMLEDLVNCLHPATRICVACDLTLPSEYIKTATASEWKKNTEDLHKRPAIFILQKEI; this is translated from the coding sequence ATGACCTCTCACGGTAACAAAGGTAATTTATACCTCATCCCTGTAAGTCTTGGTGATGCCGACCCAAAACGTTCATTTCCTGAATGGAATACCCACATCATTGATTCGCTCGAACACTTTATCGTGGAAAACGAGAAATCTGCAAGGCGCTTCATTAAGCAGTTACTTCCCGAAAAATCACAGCAGACACTCCGGTTAAAAGGCTTGAATAAGTTTACGGAACCTTCTGAAATTCCCAATTTCCTGGACGCAGCAAGAGAAGGCCACAATATGGGATTATTGAGCGAAGCCGGTTGTCCCGGCGTGGCTGATCCCGGGGCCGAAATCGTCAAACTCGCGCACCAATCCGGAATTCAGGTGATTCCATTGGTAGGCCCCTCCTCTATCCTGCTCGCCATGATGGCCAGCGGAATGAACGGGCAAAGTTTCACTTTTCATGGATATTTACCTATCGATAAAAAAGACCGGAAACAGGAACTGCGCAATCTGGAAAAAATTTCTCTGGAAAAGAATCAGGCGCAGATTTTCATTGAAACGCCATATCGAAACATGAAAATGCTGGAAGACCTGGTGAACTGCCTGCATCCGGCAACTCGAATTTGCGTAGCCTGCGACCTAACGCTTCCTTCAGAATATATCAAAACCGCAACTGCTTCAGAATGGAAAAAAAATACGGAAGACCTTCATAAAAGGCCTGCCATTTTCATCCTTCAGAAAGAAATTTAG